The Cucurbita pepo subsp. pepo cultivar mu-cu-16 unplaced genomic scaffold, ASM280686v2 Cp4.1_scaffold000448, whole genome shotgun sequence genome segment CATATTCTTTAACGTTTCATGGTCAAATCTTCGTTTTCTTCTGAACACGGACAGAAATGAACATCGCCAGCAGTAGGAGCCACTGTATTTACATATTCACTATTCAGCAAGAATCAACAAAGGACAAGAGGTAGTCTTTTTCAGCCATACCACTGTCAAGTTCTGAATGGAACAATCCATGCTGATCCTCTATTCCTTGAATAGGGCCAGAACTGGAAAATTGAATCTAGTGGACTTGGCCGGATCTGAAAAGGTGGAGAAAACTGGCGCTGAGGGGAGAGTTCTTGAAGAAGCCAAGACCATTAACAAATCACTTTCAGCTCTGGGGAATGTAATAAATGCTCTAACATGTGGACCAACAGGCAGAGGAAACCACATTCCATATCGTGATTCTAAGTTGACACGGATTCTACAAGATGCACTCGTTGGTTACCTCTCTAATTTCCACTGTAGTACATGTTCCTTAACTTAATTGAGCAATTTAGTCCTCTCACATTTCAGGGAGGGAACTCACGTACTGCATTGTTGTGTTGCTGCTCACCCAGTCCTACAAATTCATCTGAGAGCCTCTCAACCCTTCGCTTCGGTGCAAGGTATGTCTGAGCAATCTGTTTCAGAATTCTTGATTgacaaattatattatatggcTTTCgggaagaaaaaattattgaagttCACCTAAAGCTAATGATATTTGGATCAACATCTTGATGGTCTAGAAAAAAGAGATTCTGTATAGGTAAAAAGCTTGTCCGAGTTGGTGATTATATTGTCAAATGTTAGTGCTGGTTAGAATTATATCCTATAACCCACCACCAGCAGCTACTGTCCTCttagcagatactgtcctctttggactttctctctcgggcttcccctcaaggtttttaaaacgcgtatgctagaaagaggtttctacacccttataaagaatatttcgttctcctccccaaccgacgtgggatctcacaatccaccccccttcgggtgcagtgtcctcgctgacactcgttcccttctctatcgatgtgggacccccaatccacctcctttaggGGCTAGTggtcttgctggcacaccgcctcgtgtccacctcctttcagggctcagcctccttgctggcacatcacccggtgtctggctctgataccatttgtaacggtccaagcccaccacttgtagatattgtcctctttgggctttccctcaaggtttttaaaatgcgtccgTGTTTCcgcactcttataaataatgtttcgttctcctccccaaccgatgtgggataagTTGGgacattcttttttttgtgtaatGTAAGATCAGTCTCTTACTTATATTTTACTAATATATAAGGCCATTACGTTATATATCAATATCAAGCAAGTACTCAAACGCTCCACGATTTCTCTGTCTCAATTTCCTTACATTTAGACTCTTTAGCTTGACGTTCTAGACTAACATCCATAACCAAAGATCtatatactcttttttttttttcttttggccGATGTTGCAGGGCAAAGCATATAAAGACTTCTCCTCGTGTTGCAAATGAGGATAAAAGTATCAGAGAGCTCGAAAATTTCACTCCAATAAAAAGGGAATCACGCGAGAAACTTCTAAATGAGGTGAGAAGCAAGGAATGAATGATTTTATTAGCAGACAGATAGATCAATTTGGTTCCTTACGCAGTGTCTCCATTTGGTACAGTTGCAGGAGAGTTTGGATATGGAGCATGTTCAAATACTTGAGGAGTTGTTTATACAAAATGGAATTCTATTTGATCCTTGCTCCATTGAAGAGCCGGAATTAGCCTATGAAAATGTTACTTCACAAACCATTTCTTCGTTGCAGCTGGCTTTGGAAGAACTCTTGAGCACCAATGTAGAGGTACGTGAAAATCTTTCAACTCTTTGGaagtccttttttttttcttcttctttttttttttttttttttttttttttaattttactaatATATAAGGCCATTACGTTATATATCAATATGAAGCAATTACTCAAACACTCCACGATTTCTCTGTCTCAGTTTCCTTACATTTAGACTCTTTAGCTTGACGTTCTAGACTAACATCCATAACTAAAGATCtatatactcttttttttttcttttggccaATGTTGCAGGGCAAAGCATATAAAGACTTCTCCTCGTGTTGCAAATGAGGATAAAAGTATCAGAGAGCTCGAAAATTTCACTCCAATAAAAAGGGAATCACGCGAGAAACTTCTAAATGAGGTGAGAAGCAAGGAATGAATGATTTTATTAGCAGACAGATAGATCAATTTGGTTCCTTACGCAGTGTCTCCATTTGGTACAGTTGCAGGAGAGTTTGGATATGGAGCATGTTCAAATACTTGAGGAGTTGTTTATACAAAATGGAATTCTATTTGATCCTTGCTCCATTGAAGAGCCGGAATTAGCCTATGAAAATGTTACTTCACAAACCATTTCTTCGTTGCAGCTGGCTTTGGAAGAACTCTTGAGCACCAATGTAGAGGTACGTGAAAATCTTTCAACTCTTTGGaagtccttttttttttcttcttctttttttttttttttttttttttttttNNNNNNNNNNNNNNNNNNNNNNNNNNNNNNNNNNNNNNNNNNNNNNNNNNNNNNNNNNNNNNNNNNNNNNNNNNNNNNNNNNNNNNNNNNNNNNNNNNNTAAAGAATACAGAGCCGCTTAtctaattttagaattatgtcattaaaaatacaactttaaattttaatattataattcaatCCACAAGTGATTtaaacgatttttttttaatttttatttttttaaataaatgaggtGTGAGATCCTAGTTTGTTGGGAggatggggaggagaacgaaacattctttattctttataagtgtgtaaAATTTTCTCCCTTggatgagttttaaaaaccttgttGGGGAGGAGTCAGTTTGGGAgttgggggaggagaatgaaacattctttataagggtgtaaaacttctccctagtagatgcgttttaaaaaccttgtgggggaggagaacgaagcattctttataagaatgtaaaacttctctctagtagatgtgttttaaaaaccttgttggggaggagaacgaaacattttttataaggatgtaaaacttctccctagtagatgcgttttaaaaaccttgagagacattccgaaaggaaaaacctaaagagacgctgggctccgaaggggaaacccgaaaggaaaagtgtaaagaggacaatatctacgggTGGTAAGCTTAGGCTGTTGCATGAAGTTAGGATGTGGcctaagaatatatttttcatctctGACAAGGGATGTCTCTCCCTCACCCACTCTATTTTATGCTAATCAAAGatttgttaggatcgatactagttgttagctctgataccaattgttaagATCGCtcaacaatgcacacactcgatcaaaattaacacaaaaaaacaggagaaagaaaatacaagaaaaaatattggCTCAAggttttattattgatgatttcTGAGAAGCACGTAGAGCACTGCCTAATGGAGTTTATATATAAGGTGAGAAGCACATAGAGCACTGTCCAATAGGGTTTATACATGgtttttcaatttactaaaagctttcaaagatttaagcaaatataataacaaatatatctctatcaaatctttaccGATCTCTACAgaaatatcttccaaatatatcCCACACTTTACTAAATATCTTTTCAACAAAACatcttccaaatatatctGTACCATACCAgatctttacgaaatatctttcaaatatatatctaCGCATCAGGCTCTATATCCCACCAAGATTCTGGATCTTGGCTCGGCCAAATTCCGATGGAGAAATTGAACATTCCTTAGTGTAACAAGGTAGGGGAAGAAGGTTAGGGGGAGAGTGGGAGCTGAgaacttttactttttttaaaaaaaagaaccatatCGCCGAAGGTAAGACAAAATGTATACCATTTATTATTCTGAGGTGTTTGTTTGAGCAATGTAATTATAAAGCTTTAAGGTGGCTTTGGGGTTTTTCATGTCACTCACTGCAGCTTATGAAAGAGAACGTGGCTCTGAAGGCAAGAGTATCCGCAGCTGAACTCCATCATGCGCCCATCTCAAAGTCCACCTTACAGGTTAGTATATCTTGCCATCTTCGTCTCTTTAGGGATTGGTTCAAATCTGTTTTCCATTCCCCACCCAACCATTATACttagtttcaattttcaaactaCCTATATCCTCCCCTCCTTTCCTTTATaccatttactttttatatttttgtaatacaAATTTAGGTAAGTCTACGTAGTTTTTGTTGTGCGTcgaaagcggaacaaatgtactcacaacaccaatgaacGAAGAGAGAAAAGTTCCCCTACATCCACAGGTAGCAACCAATTACTAATAAATACAATGTGACACCCAAAATTTGCTTGTTCAGTAGTAGAAAAAATGACATTATATAGCCTTTGGTTGAACCTAGAAATATCAGCGAAACTTAACGTCCCAAAGAATAGGACTAATCAGTTGAAcctgttttagttttaaataagataaattGAGTCATATTAACCTTGAAAATTGAattgggagaagaaaaaatggcGGGGGCCAATCTAATCCAACTCAAATGAACTAAACAAATCTAATTGAATTGGAACCTTTTTTCAAAGGATACAAAATGAAGAGTGAGCTTGTATTCTCGTAATGTAAATTTGTTCTCTCGTAGTATTTTTtgtataataaaatcaaatagcATTTGAAGACAAATATacgagtttttatttttctagcTTTATTTCTTACATGGGAGATGAAATGAATTCGAAGTTTTTTAGTAACATTTATCTTGTTTGTAggttatatattatttttagatctTTTTAGTACCAAAATGCGGGGCGGGAAGATtggatttaaaattgtaagctTACTTCACATTACGAGTGTATATTCAACTTGACAACCcagaccaacccaacccaaactataagggttgggttggattcatttttttgaattcGAACGAATCTGTTCGGTTTCGGATTTGTGAGCAAAACTTTTGGGTTGACTCgagcaaaataaaaaaatatataatgtattaagagttttcttttttgtattaatgaGTTTGTTAGAGTGGTATTGAGGCCAATCTAAAAACATTCACGCCCGAGTTTGACACCACAtaaatacatgtttttttttttaatttttttttaattttttttttatttcttttaatatatttgtggtgaatttttaataagggggataaataaaactttaaaaaaaaattacaaattttttttttgacaaccCAACGCGAACCCACCacataaatacataatttgacaacccaacctgaacccaaccaaaaaatagaAGGTTGAGGGGTGAAATCCAACccacccgaacttttgggctCCCAACCCGACCCATATAGACCCCTACTtcacatataaatataaataaatcagtAGGTTTCAAGATAAAACAAATCCACTGAAAATgctattattagtattttaaattttaatttttaaatttttgtttattaaagtatattattcttaagatttattttagttttaattttctaaaggCAGCAAGTCAAAATTGTTGACAGAGacaataaattttagttttaatacttaatttattaattacaataaataaataaataaataaataaataaatataaatatatatatatatatatatattatgaaatccaataattcaaaatttttaattaatcaattttcattccttTAGTACTAGTCACTCTATCGCAGAACAATAGTTGAAGTCGTATGTACTATAGGACAAATTATGTTAATGGATATAATCACTACATACAAGTCGATTTTTTACGGGTTTTGTAATTGCAGTTGTAAAGAATTTGTTTATAACCAAGTTATAAACAAAGTCTCCTCCGGGGTCACTTAGAGTGTAAAACCCAATTGTTCAAGTCTCGAAATCAGCCCGCTTGCCTTCGCGCGCCCCCCGCCCCGCCCCGCCACGCTAGTGTGCTCCTGCGTGTGCGTCTGCGCCTGCGCCCCATCCATCACCCATTAATTGTGAAAGTACATGTGAAGTGGTCGGgttgttgtaattttttttttttttctgggaGCTAAGTAACATGAAAGAATGATTCCCACAAAATTTGAGATGGAAATTACTCAACTACTTACCTTGTATAGAAAACCGATAATTCTTTCTCATGAAATTATGTTTCTACCTCCTTGTTTTGATATTATGCACTTCCGACCTCAAAACTGTGAAGGAGGAATCGTAGTTGGAAGATAATATCTCGGTAAGTTGTATTCTTAAACATCTATTTTCGTCcaaattcatatttgttttgatttaggattgaaaaatgaataccaaaataatttacatgttTTAAGAATTTGACATAAAAGGGGTcgaaaattgatcaaaattggCCAAAAGTCGTCGAGAATTAGGGCCAAGAAAGGGGAGAAACCgcaaaaatgaattaaaaaaaagccTCGAATCCAAGCCTCAGGTTTGGAAATAGTCGAACCTGAGTTATGGAAGGAGTAGGGCCAGATTAACTTCAATCCaagtttgagttagtggaatattgagtgtcaatacATGTTCATCCAAACTTACATGTTTGCTAAATAACCCTACTAATATGAGTGGAATTTTttagtgtcaaaatttggttgcCACATAATTCCACATTTTCACAATTTcaggaaaattttgaaggtcaaaatttggtaatctcaaatttgtcATTCACCGGATttcacaatcccgttctaaggttGGAGAATAGTAGAGAAGATactagtggtggttcaaaCCCGATTTATGAGGAAAACGgaattaaaacaagaaagaaatttaaactacaaaaggttagtactcaaactcagttttaatgcttttgaacatgctagctaatttactataattgatgta includes the following:
- the LOC111785314 gene encoding kinesin-like protein KIN-1, translated to MSNITVCARFRPLSSKERRDHGDAVCIQCVDSETFIFKDEKAEEFTFNFDRVFYEKSEQTDVYRFLAQPIVQDALNAVNGTIITFGQTGAGKTYSMEGPGILECDATEKGLLPRVVEEIFECTKFADETSKYTIKLSMVEIYMEKVRDLFDLSKDNIQIKESKTQGIMLNGVIEMPVKDPPEALLTLSNGIANRAVGETQMNIASSRSHCIYIFTIQQESTKDKRARTGKLNLVDLAGSEKVEKTGAEGRVLEEAKTINKSLSALGNVINALTCGPTGRGNHIPYRDSKLTRILQDALGGNSRTALLCCCSPSPTNSSESLSTLRFGARAKHIKTSPRVANEDKSIRELENFTPIKRESREKLLNELQESLDMEHVQILEELFIQNGILFDPCSIEEPELAYENVTSQTISSLQLALEELLSTNVELMKENVALKARVSAAELHHAPISKSTLQVSISCHLRLFRDWFKSVFHSPPNHYT